The Sesamum indicum cultivar Zhongzhi No. 13 linkage group LG1, S_indicum_v1.0, whole genome shotgun sequence genome includes a window with the following:
- the LOC105166015 gene encoding probable serine/threonine-protein kinase At1g54610: protein MGCVLGKRATGKREARRKHKNDERRGSESATATVQDGGVVGRGEEKKIEEAPVEMVATAPAPAAAVVALPEFRLKRGVSAGGEGWPSWLNDVAGHAIKDWKPRRANTFEKLEKIGQGTYSNVYKARDLITGKVVALKKVRFDNLEPETVRFMAREILVLRRLDHPNVIKLEGLVISRMSTSLYLVFEYMEHDLAGLAAVQSVKFTEPQVKCYMKQLLSGLEHCHNNGVLHRDIKCSNLLIDSEGILRIADFGLASFFDPERKRPMTSRVITLWYRPPELLLGATYYGVGVDLWSAGCILAELLAGKPILRGRTEVEQLHKIFKLCGSPTEEYWKKSRLPNATLYKPQQPYKCCIAETFKDFPPSALALIETLLAIDPDARGTATAALNSEFFTTEPYACEPSSLPKFPPSKEMDIKLRGEEARRQRGLGAKPHAIDGNRRVRARDKFSRAVPAPEANAELQTNLDRLRIMSDAKAKSKSDKFPPPHQDAAVGHPLDASQNGPVSFDAADASFTASIFDPKASRSLRTTTPKNGSSRRKNSKDEPQRAPTRSFINAFHPSSAGWDFRFGRRRTISENFSERR, encoded by the exons ATGGGGTGTGTTCTTGGGAAAAGGGCCACCGGGAAAAGAGAAGCTCGCCGGAAGCACAAAAATGATGAACGGCGGGGTTCAGAATCGGCCACCGCGACGGTGCAGGACGGGGGCGTGGTGGGCCGtggagaagagaagaagatcGAAGAGGCTCCGGTTGAAATGGTAGCGACGGCGCCAGCTCCAGCGGCAGCTGTAGTGGCTCTGCCGGAGTTTCGGCTGAAAAGGGGCGTCTCCGCCGGTGGTGAGGGGTGGCCCTCGTGGCTAAACGACGTTGCTGGCCACGCCATAAAGGACTGGAAACCCCGCCGTGCCAACACCTTCGAGAAGCTTGAGAAG ATTGGGCAAGGGACATATAGCAATGTGTATAAAGCCAGGGACTTGATCACAGGGAAGGTAGTGGCCTTGAAGAAAGTAAGGTTTGATAACTTGGAGCCGGAGACGGTGAGGTTCATGGCGAGAGAAATACTCGTGTTGAGAAGGCTGGATCATCCCAATGTAATTAAGCTTGAAGGTCTGGTTATATCCCGGATGTCGACCAGTCTTTACCTCGTTTTCGAGTATATGGAGCACGATCTTGCTGGCCTTGCTGCTGTCCAAAGTGTCAAGTTTACTGAGCCCCAG GTCAAATGCTATATGAAACAATTGCTTTCAGGTCTGGAGCACTGCCACAACAATGGTGTCCTACATCGTGATATTAAGTGCTCTAATCTGCTCATTGACAGTGAAGGAATCTTAAGAATAGCTGATTTTGGTCTAGCTTCCTTTTTTGACCCCGAGCGTAAGAGACCAATGACAAGTCGTGTTATCACCCTTTGGTACCGTCCTCCTGAACTTTTGCTTGGGGCCACTTATTATGGTGTTGGTGTTGATCTATGGAGTGCTGGCTGTATTCTGGCAGAATTGCTTGCTGGGAAGCCTATATTGCGGGGACGAACGGAG GTTGAGCAACTGCACAAGATATTCAAATTATGTGGTTCTCCAACTGAGGAGTACTGGAAGAAATCCAGATTGCCAAATGCTACTCTTTATAAACCGCAGCAGCCTTATAAATGTTGCATAGCAGAGACATTTAAGGATTTTCCGCCATCTGCTCTTGCTCTCATAGAAACTCTTCTTGCCATTGATCCTGACGCACGCGGCACTGCCACTGCAGCATTAAATAGTGAA TTTTTTACCACTGAACCATATGCCTGTGAGCCATCAAGCTTACCTAAATTCCCTCCAAGCAAGGAAATGGACATAAAATTGAGAGGTGAAGAAGCCAGAAG GCAACGAGGTTTAGGTGCAAAACCTCACGCCATAGATGGAAATAGACGAGTGAGAGCCCGTGACAAATTCAGCCGTGCAGTTCCGGCTCCAGAAGCAAATGCAGAGCTCCAGACCAACTTAGAC AGATTGAGAATCATGTCGGACGCTAAAGCCAAAAGCAAGAGCGACAAATTCCCACCACCGCATCAGGATGCAGCCGTCGGCCACCCTCTCGATGCATCTCAAAACGGCCCCGTGTCGTTTGATGCAGCCGATGCTTCATTCACCGCCTCAATCTTCGACCCAAAGGCTTCACGGTCCCTTCGAACCACCACGCCAAAAAATGGATCATCAAGGAGGAAAAACTCAAAAGATGAGCCCCAAAGGGCTCCGACCCGGAGCTTCATCAATGCATTCCATCCATCGTCTGCTGGTTGGGATTTCAGGTTCGGCCGCAGACGAACCATATCAGAGAATTTCAGCGAACGAAGGTAG